Proteins from one Crocosphaera sp. UHCC 0190 genomic window:
- a CDS encoding NAD(P)/FAD-dependent oxidoreductase — MSFDIIIIGSGIGGLTAGALLARYGQKVAIFESHSIAGGAAHSFVRQGFKFDSGPSFYCGLGKERPSLNPLKQVLDIIGESLEVIPYDPLGHYHFPEGKFPVFSDLDKYRQAVAKITPQGAKELEQFESIMLGLYDCLKDIPTITLRADWQLIPVLISRYFPALLKTLFQVGIIQGSVGDVMNKTVKDPWVRRLIDLECFLLSGLKAEGTVAPEVAFMLGERTRAGVEYPLGGSEAIINALIKGFKQWGGELYLSHHVEKIIVKSGKVTGIKLRKGDIIKAPIVISNATVWDTYGHLLAPEDLPKNYKEKELKTPSVESFMHLHLGIKASELENLTGHHVVVHDSNQDITVPGNTCMISIPSVWDKNLAPDGHYVIHAYTLEPYQGWKKNDDYENKKKQRSQSLYKAIEKVIPDIRQRVVLELIGTPLTHARFLRRHQGSYGPAIAAGKGMFPSCHTPIEGLYRVGDSTLPGIGVPAVAASGILCANTLVSPTTVEKLVNETIKKPPIM; from the coding sequence ATGAGTTTTGATATTATTATTATTGGTAGTGGCATTGGTGGATTAACTGCCGGAGCTTTATTAGCCAGATATGGTCAAAAAGTCGCTATTTTTGAGAGTCATTCCATAGCGGGTGGTGCTGCTCATAGCTTTGTGCGTCAAGGGTTTAAGTTTGATTCTGGCCCTTCTTTTTATTGTGGGTTAGGGAAAGAGCGTCCTAGTCTTAATCCCCTTAAACAAGTCTTAGATATAATAGGGGAATCTTTAGAAGTTATTCCCTATGATCCCTTGGGACACTATCATTTTCCAGAGGGAAAATTTCCGGTTTTTAGTGATTTAGATAAATATCGTCAAGCTGTTGCTAAAATTACGCCACAAGGAGCCAAAGAATTAGAACAATTTGAGTCGATAATGTTAGGACTATATGACTGTTTAAAAGATATTCCTACTATCACATTACGAGCAGATTGGCAATTAATTCCTGTTTTGATTTCTCGCTATTTTCCTGCTTTATTAAAAACCTTATTTCAAGTAGGAATTATTCAAGGTTCCGTTGGCGATGTGATGAATAAGACAGTTAAAGATCCTTGGGTGCGTCGCTTAATTGATCTCGAATGTTTTTTGTTATCAGGGTTAAAAGCAGAGGGAACAGTTGCTCCTGAAGTTGCGTTTATGTTAGGAGAAAGAACTCGCGCAGGGGTAGAATATCCTCTGGGGGGAAGCGAAGCTATTATTAATGCTTTGATCAAGGGATTTAAACAATGGGGAGGCGAATTATATTTAAGTCATCATGTAGAAAAAATAATCGTTAAATCAGGTAAAGTAACAGGTATAAAATTACGAAAAGGTGATATAATAAAAGCCCCAATTGTAATTTCTAATGCCACAGTTTGGGATACTTATGGTCATCTTTTAGCCCCAGAAGATTTACCTAAAAATTATAAAGAAAAAGAATTAAAAACTCCTTCTGTAGAAAGTTTCATGCACCTTCATCTAGGAATAAAAGCATCTGAGTTAGAAAATTTAACAGGACATCATGTAGTAGTTCATGATAGTAACCAAGATATTACGGTTCCTGGTAATACCTGTATGATTTCTATTCCTTCCGTTTGGGATAAAAATTTAGCCCCTGATGGTCATTATGTCATTCATGCTTATACCTTAGAACCCTATCAGGGATGGAAAAAAAATGATGATTATGAAAATAAGAAAAAACAGCGATCGCAATCACTTTATAAAGCCATTGAAAAAGTCATTCCCGATATTCGTCAGCGAGTAGTTTTAGAATTAATTGGAACCCCCTTAACCCATGCTCGTTTTTTACGTCGTCATCAGGGAAGCTATGGTCCAGCGATCGCCGCAGGAAAGGGAATGTTTCCCAGTTGTCATACCCCCATTGAAGGATTGTATCGGGTAGGAGATAGCACCTTACCTGGGATTGGCGTTCCCGCAGTGGCAGCGTCAGGAATTTTATGTGCCAATACCTTAGTCTCTCCAACAACTGTGGAAAAATTGGTCAATGAAACTATCAAGAAACCCCCAATAATGTGA
- the fabZ gene encoding 3-hydroxyacyl-ACP dehydratase FabZ yields the protein MSSVTDRDIVNDAENTTESPKIQTTFTVREIQELLPHRYPFALVDRIIDYEPGKKAVGIKNVTINEPFFPGHIPSLPIMPGVLIVESMAQVGGVILTLLPGMKGVFFAFAGIDKVRFRRPVVPGDQLIMTVELLALKRNRIAKMQGEGKVDGELAVQGEMLFSRID from the coding sequence ATGTCTAGTGTTACTGATAGAGATATTGTTAATGATGCCGAAAACACCACAGAAAGCCCTAAAATCCAAACAACCTTTACCGTTCGAGAAATTCAAGAATTATTACCCCATCGTTACCCCTTTGCCTTAGTTGATCGTATTATTGATTATGAACCTGGTAAAAAAGCCGTAGGTATCAAAAATGTGACTATTAATGAGCCTTTTTTTCCTGGCCATATCCCTAGTCTTCCAATTATGCCAGGGGTGTTAATTGTAGAATCTATGGCTCAAGTAGGGGGGGTTATATTAACATTATTACCAGGTATGAAAGGGGTATTTTTTGCCTTTGCTGGTATTGATAAAGTCAGGTTTCGTCGTCCCGTTGTCCCTGGAGATCAATTGATTATGACGGTGGAATTATTAGCCCTCAAAAGGAATAGAATTGCTAAAATGCAAGGAGAAGGTAAAGTCGATGGAGAATTAGCAGTACAAGGAGAAATGCTCTTTTCTCGAATTGATTAA
- the mgtE gene encoding magnesium transporter, with amino-acid sequence MNTATSNLKIGPRNLGDVISQQLQLFLEQKNYEAAKTLLLPVAPVDIAEAITQLPKSLQLLAFRLLNKPVAIEVYEYFNSPLQQLLLTEFQEEEAGEIINNIAPDERVKLFDELPPIIVKQLIKKLSPKERKVTSLLLGYSPETAGRIMTPEYMELSENLTVEEAQAKIRELAQDSEVFYYGYITDQFGRLLGIVSLKDLILATPEQPLNEIMKQDIIYAYTDTDQEEAANLMQRYNLLALPILDRGETLLGVVTIDDIIDIIETETTEDVYKMAAVESEGNDYFEISLLNVIKKRIPWLLILLVTNSVTVLIMSRYEAVLDAVVALAFFTPLLIDTGGNIGAQSSTVVIRGFSTHELKNKKPPLVVWRELMTGGMLGIVLGILAIVLVFILLGTAEIGITVGISLLVISIMAAATGAALPFVFKALGFDPALISGPFITTIVDIVGILIYLNTAKLLLPI; translated from the coding sequence ATGAATACAGCAACTAGCAATCTGAAAATTGGCCCTCGTAATCTTGGTGATGTTATTAGTCAACAGTTACAATTATTTCTTGAGCAGAAAAATTATGAGGCAGCAAAAACCTTATTATTACCTGTTGCTCCTGTGGATATTGCTGAGGCGATCACTCAGTTACCAAAATCTTTACAACTGCTTGCTTTTCGTCTTCTTAATAAACCTGTTGCTATCGAAGTTTATGAATATTTTAATTCTCCCCTTCAACAATTGCTTTTAACCGAATTTCAAGAGGAAGAAGCGGGAGAAATTATCAATAATATTGCTCCTGATGAGCGGGTTAAACTGTTTGATGAATTACCTCCAATTATTGTCAAACAATTAATCAAAAAATTATCCCCAAAAGAAAGAAAAGTCACCTCTCTTTTATTAGGATATTCCCCTGAGACAGCGGGACGTATCATGACTCCAGAATATATGGAGTTATCAGAAAATTTAACGGTTGAAGAAGCACAGGCTAAAATTCGTGAATTAGCTCAAGATTCTGAAGTATTTTACTATGGCTATATTACGGATCAATTTGGTCGCTTATTGGGAATTGTTTCTTTAAAAGATTTAATTCTAGCTACCCCTGAGCAACCTCTCAATGAGATTATGAAACAAGATATTATTTATGCTTACACAGATACGGATCAAGAAGAAGCTGCTAATTTAATGCAACGCTATAATTTATTAGCTTTGCCTATTTTAGATCGGGGAGAAACCTTATTAGGCGTTGTTACTATCGATGATATTATTGATATTATAGAAACTGAAACAACGGAAGATGTCTATAAAATGGCAGCCGTAGAATCTGAAGGAAATGATTATTTTGAAATTTCCCTATTAAATGTTATTAAAAAACGAATTCCTTGGCTTTTAATTTTATTAGTAACTAATTCAGTTACCGTCTTGATTATGAGTCGTTACGAAGCAGTTTTAGATGCGGTTGTCGCCTTAGCCTTTTTTACCCCATTACTCATTGATACTGGGGGAAATATTGGGGCCCAATCTTCAACGGTTGTTATTCGAGGATTCAGTACCCATGAGTTAAAAAATAAGAAACCTCCCCTCGTAGTTTGGCGAGAATTAATGACAGGAGGAATGCTAGGAATTGTCCTTGGTATTTTAGCCATTGTTTTAGTTTTTATTCTCTTAGGAACGGCTGAAATTGGCATAACAGTCGGTATTAGTTTATTGGTCATTAGTATAATGGCAGCGGCAACAGGTGCCGCTTTACCATTTGTATTTAAGGCTTTAGGATTTGATCCAGCATTAATATCTGGCCCTTTTATCACCACAATTGTTGATATTGTGGGAATTTTAATTTACTTAAATACGGCCAAGTTATTGTTGCCAATATGA
- the mgtE gene encoding magnesium transporter: MTNIAPRIPLESRSELRDLVCFQLQLFLEQKNYEGVKNLLIPVQAVDIAEAIEGLPGTLQVIAFRLLQKQIAVEVYEYFDCNIQQSLIQEFQAQEAIDLVNQMSPDERVKLFDELPPQLVRKLINHLTPEEREATALLLGYRGDSAGRIMTPEYIALKEHLTARQAQEKIRSLAQKSEVNYYLYITDQNKHLMGLISLKDLIISDPEKPLEEIMKREVICADTDTDQEEVAKLIQRYDLLALPIIDKDKNLLGVVTIDDVIDVIEEEATEDIYKMGGLESTGYNYFEASLFHVFKQRMPWLLLLLFTNSATVMILSNYEAILDEVVALAFFTPLLIGAGGNVGAQSSTVVIRGLSTEALKDKKPLEIVLRELVSGGLLGLILGILVIIGIFLFLGHQEVSLIVGISLLCITIIAATTGAALPYLFSKLGFDPAFMSAPLITTVVDILGILIYLNMARLILGI, translated from the coding sequence GTGACAAATATTGCTCCTCGGATTCCCTTAGAATCCCGTAGCGAACTCAGAGATTTGGTCTGTTTTCAACTTCAGCTATTTCTAGAACAAAAAAATTATGAAGGAGTTAAAAACCTTTTAATTCCGGTTCAGGCAGTTGATATTGCTGAGGCGATTGAAGGATTACCAGGTACTTTACAGGTAATTGCTTTTCGCCTTCTTCAAAAACAGATAGCTGTTGAAGTTTATGAATACTTTGATTGTAACATACAACAGTCATTAATTCAAGAATTTCAAGCGCAAGAGGCGATTGATCTTGTCAATCAAATGTCTCCCGATGAACGAGTCAAATTATTTGATGAATTACCGCCCCAATTAGTACGAAAGTTAATTAATCATTTAACCCCAGAGGAACGGGAAGCAACAGCCCTACTGTTAGGATACCGAGGGGATAGCGCAGGGCGTATCATGACTCCTGAATATATTGCCCTAAAGGAACACTTAACAGCTAGACAAGCGCAGGAAAAAATCAGAAGTTTAGCACAGAAATCAGAGGTTAATTATTATCTTTATATCACTGATCAAAATAAACATTTAATGGGCCTGATTTCTCTAAAAGATTTGATTATTTCTGACCCTGAAAAGCCCTTAGAAGAAATCATGAAGCGGGAGGTAATTTGTGCTGATACAGATACAGATCAAGAAGAAGTTGCTAAGTTGATTCAACGTTATGATTTATTAGCATTACCCATTATTGATAAGGATAAAAATTTATTAGGGGTTGTGACTATTGATGACGTAATTGATGTAATTGAAGAGGAAGCAACGGAAGATATTTATAAAATGGGTGGCTTAGAATCTACGGGGTATAATTATTTTGAAGCCAGTTTATTTCATGTTTTCAAACAAAGAATGCCTTGGTTATTGTTATTATTATTTACCAATTCAGCAACGGTAATGATTTTGAGTAACTATGAAGCTATATTAGATGAAGTAGTTGCTTTAGCATTTTTTACACCTTTATTAATTGGTGCAGGAGGTAATGTTGGGGCCCAATCTTCAACGGTTGTTATTCGAGGATTGAGTACCGAAGCGTTAAAAGATAAGAAACCCCTAGAAATTGTTCTCCGTGAATTAGTTAGTGGCGGATTACTCGGACTGATTTTAGGTATATTAGTTATTATCGGAATTTTTCTTTTTTTGGGACATCAAGAAGTTAGTTTGATTGTGGGGATTAGTTTGCTTTGTATCACGATAATTGCAGCAACAACTGGTGCTGCTTTACCCTATTTATTTAGTAAATTAGGGTTTGATCCAGCTTTTATGTCTGCCCCTCTAATTACAACCGTGGTTGACATTTTAGGGATTTTAATTTATCTGAATATGGCCAGATTAATTTTGGGAATTTAA
- a CDS encoding LysR family transcriptional regulator: protein MIQATLHQLKVFEATARHGSFTRAAEELFITQPTVSSQIKQLTKAIGLPLFEQIGKRLYLTEAGQELLRTCQGIFEKLDNFEMKVADLKGTKQGQLRLGVITTAKYFIPRILGSFCQQYPGIEVSLKVTNHQQIQRRMLENEDDLYIVSNPPEGLDLCTQPFLDNPLVVIALKSHSLAGQSNIPISSLEGEPFIMREQGSGTRQAVQNLLAKHRVSVHVRLELGSNEAIKQAIAGGLGISVLSQHTLISEGIDSELTVLDIEHFPIKRRWYVAYLGGKQLSVITKAFLNYLLEESPKFSVPNVRPLSKSLVNN from the coding sequence TTGATACAAGCAACTCTACATCAATTAAAAGTTTTTGAGGCGACAGCGCGTCATGGCAGTTTTACCCGTGCTGCGGAAGAGTTATTTATTACTCAACCGACGGTGTCCAGTCAAATTAAACAACTAACCAAAGCCATTGGTTTACCGTTATTTGAGCAAATTGGTAAACGTCTCTATCTGACGGAAGCGGGTCAGGAATTATTGCGAACTTGTCAGGGAATTTTTGAAAAGTTAGACAATTTCGAGATGAAAGTGGCTGATTTAAAGGGAACTAAACAAGGACAACTGCGTTTAGGGGTGATTACCACGGCTAAATATTTTATTCCCAGAATTTTAGGTTCTTTTTGTCAACAATATCCGGGCATTGAAGTATCCTTAAAAGTCACTAATCATCAACAAATTCAGCGACGAATGTTAGAAAATGAGGATGATCTTTATATTGTCAGTAATCCCCCGGAAGGACTAGATTTATGTACTCAACCCTTTTTAGATAATCCTTTAGTGGTGATTGCCCTTAAAAGTCATTCCCTGGCCGGCCAGAGCAATATTCCTATTAGCAGTTTAGAGGGAGAACCCTTTATCATGCGGGAACAGGGATCGGGAACCAGACAAGCTGTACAAAACCTTTTGGCTAAGCATCGGGTATCGGTTCATGTCAGACTTGAATTAGGCAGTAATGAAGCGATTAAACAGGCGATCGCTGGAGGGCTAGGAATTTCTGTTCTCTCCCAACATACCCTAATTTCTGAGGGGATAGATAGTGAATTAACGGTGTTAGATATAGAACATTTCCCCATTAAACGTCGTTGGTATGTGGCCTATTTAGGGGGAAAACAACTATCGGTAATTACTAAAGCTTTCTTAAATTATTTACTCGAAGAAAGTCCCAAGTTTTCTGTTCCCAATGTTCGTCCTTTATCTAAAAGTTTAGTGAATAATTAA
- the menA gene encoding 2-carboxy-1,4-naphthoquinone phytyltransferase, translated as MTTTTPLNPPSKGKLWLAAIKPPMYSVAIIPITVGTAAAFWQTQHFNFPIFGTFLLSAILIIAWLNISNDVFDAETGIDKNKAHSIVNLTGNKSLMFWLANFFLALGMFGILLITWWQQDATVLGIILLCCAFGYSYQGPPFRLGYQGLGEIICFFTFGPMAIAAAYYSQTQQFSLSSLIPGTIIGLSTSIILFCSHFHQVEDDLAAGKKSPIVRLGTKLGSQILTGITISIFVLTLIFSLLGIISSWTLLIFLSFPTAYQLVNHVRQYHAQPEKVSNCKFIAVNLHFLSGILLALGLVLPRFL; from the coding sequence ATGACCACAACCACCCCCCTCAACCCCCCCTCAAAAGGGAAATTATGGCTTGCTGCCATCAAACCTCCTATGTACAGTGTCGCTATTATACCGATTACTGTGGGGACAGCGGCCGCCTTTTGGCAGACTCAGCACTTTAATTTTCCAATCTTTGGAACCTTTTTACTGTCAGCTATTTTAATTATTGCTTGGCTCAATATTAGCAATGATGTTTTTGACGCGGAAACCGGAATTGATAAAAATAAAGCTCATTCTATTGTTAATTTAACGGGCAATAAATCCTTAATGTTTTGGTTGGCTAATTTCTTTTTAGCTTTGGGAATGTTCGGAATTCTATTAATTACTTGGTGGCAACAAGATGCAACGGTATTAGGGATTATTCTACTCTGTTGCGCCTTTGGTTATAGTTATCAAGGGCCTCCCTTTCGTCTAGGATATCAGGGATTGGGAGAAATTATTTGCTTTTTTACTTTTGGCCCTATGGCAATTGCGGCCGCTTATTATTCCCAAACTCAACAGTTTTCTTTATCGAGTTTAATCCCTGGAACAATTATTGGTTTGAGTACCTCAATCATTTTATTTTGTTCCCATTTTCATCAAGTGGAAGATGATTTAGCTGCCGGAAAAAAATCCCCTATCGTTCGTTTAGGTACAAAGTTAGGTTCTCAAATTTTAACAGGGATAACCATTTCAATCTTTGTCTTAACCCTGATTTTTTCTTTATTAGGGATCATTTCTTCCTGGACTTTGCTAATTTTTCTCAGTTTTCCTACGGCCTATCAATTGGTTAATCATGTTCGACAATATCACGCTCAACCTGAAAAGGTTAGTAATTGTAAGTTTATTGCAGTTAATCTTCATTTTTTGAGTGGTATCTTATTGGCATTAGGCTTAGTTTTACCTAGATTTTTATAA
- a CDS encoding isochorismate synthase: MSVTAPVIPNRANVGYDEHKLDQLLLACQASLDGTNKSVIISFSQIIESIDPLLVLSFLTEKQQSMTFTKPNELSFYWENRGKKESILGYGKTQSLCLNTPDRFTQSQTFIKDCLQKIIRLGEQNLAESSPHFFCGFTFFVKNHNSSFPFPSASLFLPKIQLIKRNNRCVLTFNILIDKQTNIKEIIQKINNQTKSIDQVNSSSQYLFNLTPSIHPQTKYQMSHDFQASVTSALNSIKANHFHKLVLAHALDLKSPTDFSLINCLNNLRISYPDCYVFALNNGQGNCFIGASPERLISIQNQQLVTDALAGSAPRGKTKKLDDDLGQNLLKSDKERREHQVVIDCITNRLLGLGLTPQISPLKLLKLSNIQHLWTPIYTQLSPEIHPLEIVAKLHPTPAVSGFPTEITCEEIRRYETFERGLYAAPLGWIDYQGNSEFVVGIRSALISGNHARLYAGAGIVEGSEPHKELAEIQLKFQALLKALS, encoded by the coding sequence ATGTCTGTTACCGCACCAGTCATTCCTAATCGTGCTAATGTCGGGTACGATGAACATAAGCTTGATCAATTACTCTTAGCTTGTCAAGCATCTTTAGACGGAACAAATAAATCAGTAATTATCAGTTTTTCTCAAATCATTGAGTCTATTGATCCCTTGTTGGTTTTGTCTTTTTTGACAGAAAAACAACAATCAATGACTTTTACTAAACCTAATGAGCTTTCTTTTTATTGGGAAAATCGAGGTAAAAAAGAGTCTATTCTCGGTTATGGAAAGACTCAATCTTTATGTTTAAATACCCCTGATAGATTTACTCAATCTCAAACATTTATTAAAGATTGTTTGCAAAAAATTATTAGACTTGGTGAACAAAATTTAGCAGAATCATCGCCTCACTTTTTTTGTGGTTTTACTTTTTTTGTTAAAAATCATAACTCAAGTTTTCCTTTCCCGTCTGCTTCATTATTTTTACCCAAAATACAACTAATTAAGCGAAATAATCGTTGTGTTTTAACTTTCAATATTTTGATAGACAAACAAACAAATATTAAGGAAATAATTCAAAAAATCAATAACCAAACTAAAAGTATTGATCAAGTTAATAGTTCGAGTCAATATTTGTTTAATTTAACCCCTTCAATTCATCCCCAAACTAAGTATCAAATGTCCCATGATTTTCAAGCTTCTGTGACCTCAGCTTTAAACTCAATTAAAGCTAATCATTTTCATAAATTAGTGCTTGCTCATGCTTTAGATTTAAAATCTCCGACGGATTTTTCTTTAATTAATTGCTTAAATAATTTACGGATTTCTTATCCTGATTGTTATGTTTTTGCGCTTAATAATGGTCAAGGAAATTGCTTTATTGGGGCGAGTCCTGAACGGTTAATTAGTATTCAAAATCAACAATTAGTGACTGATGCTTTAGCGGGTTCTGCCCCTAGAGGTAAAACGAAAAAACTTGATGATGATTTAGGACAAAACTTGCTCAAAAGTGACAAAGAAAGACGAGAACATCAAGTTGTTATTGATTGTATTACTAACCGTTTACTAGGTTTAGGATTAACACCACAAATCTCTCCTTTAAAATTACTAAAATTGTCCAATATTCAACATCTTTGGACACCCATTTATACTCAATTATCTCCCGAAATTCATCCCCTAGAAATCGTTGCTAAACTTCATCCTACTCCTGCTGTTTCAGGATTTCCTACTGAGATAACTTGTGAAGAAATTCGGCGATATGAAACATTTGAAAGGGGGCTTTATGCTGCACCTTTAGGATGGATAGATTATCAAGGAAATAGTGAATTTGTCGTAGGAATTCGTTCCGCTTTAATCTCAGGTAATCATGCTAGATTATATGCAGGGGCTGGTATTGTAGAAGGATCGGAACCTCACAAAGAATTAGCGGAAATTCAACTAAAATTTCAAGCCCTACTTAAAGCTTTGTCTTAA